A window of Chlorobium phaeobacteroides DSM 266 genomic DNA:
GATTGTGCCGCTCATGATATTGCGGGCACTTATCCTGGCGTCCTGCATATTGGAGCCGAGAATGATGGAACTTGCCTTGATAATGCCATAGGCAGCCATGCCTTCCTGTAGGCCAAGTTGTTTAACTGCGCCGATGGTAATGATGGAACAAAGCGTCGTGCCATCTTCAAGTGCAAGATTGACCTCTGCATTGACAGCTCCGATGATGATTGACGCGATCGTTCCCTTGAAAATATTTCTTGCGCTGATGTTCATGGTTACACTCGTTTATTATTTGATTTGTTGTCGTGCGAAACTATCGTACCGTTCAACATAAGTTTTTTTGCGTTTCGAATATATGTAAAGGCATCGGGC
This region includes:
- a CDS encoding TOBE domain-containing protein; translated protein: MNISARNIFKGTIASIIIGAVNAEVNLALEDGTTLCSIITIGAVKQLGLQEGMAAYGIIKASSIILGSNMQDARISARNIMSGTIRKIVDGPVSTEVDIEIGAGNTLSAVITHESARKLGLKEGGDACAIFKASSVMLGVN